Proteins encoded by one window of Massilia sp. NR 4-1:
- the serC gene encoding 3-phosphoserine/phosphohydroxythreonine transaminase — protein sequence MTNIYNFSAGPAVLPKEVLAQAAAEMLDWHGSGMSVMEMSHRGPEFIAIYRAAERDLRDLLAVPDNYRILFMQGGGLSQNAVIPMNMLGHTGPDATIDFIQTGSWSSKSIQEAGRYAKVNVAASAKADGYTHVPPQSEWQLTPDAAYLHVCTNETIDGVEFNFVPTAQGATPIVADMSSHILSRPVDVSKYGVIFGGAQKNIGPAGVTVAIVRDDLVGKALPFCPSAFDWKNVAENDSMYNTPPTYGIYIAGLVFQWLKKQGGVAAMEQRNMQKAALLYAALDADDFYRNRVAKEYRSRMNVPFYLRDESQNEAFLAGAKARGLLQLKGHKSVGGMRASIYNAMPIEGVQALVDYLNEFAGR from the coding sequence GTGACGAACATCTACAATTTCTCCGCCGGCCCGGCCGTGCTGCCGAAGGAAGTGCTGGCGCAGGCCGCCGCTGAAATGCTGGACTGGCATGGCAGCGGAATGTCCGTCATGGAGATGAGCCACCGCGGCCCGGAATTCATTGCGATCTACCGCGCCGCCGAGCGCGACCTGCGCGACCTGCTGGCCGTGCCGGACAACTACCGCATCCTGTTCATGCAGGGCGGCGGCCTGTCGCAGAACGCCGTGATCCCGATGAATATGCTGGGCCATACAGGCCCGGACGCCACCATCGATTTCATCCAGACCGGTTCCTGGTCCAGCAAGTCGATCCAGGAAGCGGGTCGCTACGCCAAGGTGAACGTGGCCGCTTCCGCCAAGGCGGACGGTTACACCCACGTGCCGCCGCAGTCGGAGTGGCAGCTCACCCCGGACGCCGCCTACCTGCACGTCTGCACCAATGAAACCATCGACGGCGTCGAGTTCAACTTCGTGCCGACGGCGCAGGGCGCGACGCCCATCGTGGCCGATATGTCCTCGCACATCCTGTCGCGTCCCGTCGACGTCAGCAAGTACGGCGTGATCTTCGGCGGCGCGCAAAAAAATATCGGTCCGGCCGGCGTCACCGTCGCCATCGTGCGCGATGACCTGGTCGGCAAGGCCTTGCCCTTCTGCCCCTCGGCTTTCGACTGGAAGAATGTGGCCGAGAACGACTCCATGTACAACACGCCGCCCACCTACGGCATCTATATCGCCGGCCTGGTTTTCCAGTGGCTGAAAAAGCAGGGTGGCGTGGCGGCCATGGAACAGCGTAATATGCAGAAAGCGGCGCTGCTGTACGCGGCGCTGGACGCCGACGATTTCTACCGGAATCGGGTGGCAAAGGAATACCGCTCGCGCATGAACGTGCCGTTCTACCTGCGCGACGAATCTCAGAACGAAGCATTCCTGGCCGGCGCCAAGGCGCGCGGCCTATTGCAACTGAAGGGCCACAAGTCCGTCGGCGGCATGCGGGCATCGATTTACAACGCGATGCCGATCGAGGGCGTACAAGCGCTGGTCGATTATCTGAACGAGTTTGCGGGCCGCTGA
- a CDS encoding DUF2059 domain-containing protein: MKKIVAGLLVSLAFAAGQPALAQSAAAPGAALSADQAAAVNELLEVMNYRAVMAASLQQMGYALPAMMRENVEQAIRHNPNLDEAGRKAALARMEQELPQMVAAMQQVVASPGLMDDIIAATTPIYTRYYTADEMRQIAAFYRTPVGKKTLQVMPQLMGEAMEMGQRVIAPHVQKIMQSMKK, from the coding sequence ATGAAGAAAATCGTTGCAGGCCTGCTGGTGTCCCTCGCCTTTGCCGCCGGCCAGCCCGCCTTGGCGCAAAGCGCCGCCGCACCGGGCGCGGCCCTGTCGGCCGATCAGGCGGCGGCCGTCAATGAACTGCTGGAGGTGATGAACTACCGCGCCGTCATGGCGGCTTCCCTGCAGCAGATGGGATATGCGCTGCCCGCGATGATGCGTGAGAACGTCGAGCAGGCCATACGCCACAACCCGAACCTGGACGAAGCGGGCCGGAAGGCCGCGCTGGCGCGCATGGAACAGGAACTGCCGCAGATGGTCGCCGCCATGCAGCAGGTCGTGGCCAGCCCGGGCCTGATGGACGATATCATCGCCGCCACGACGCCGATCTATACGCGCTACTACACGGCCGACGAAATGCGCCAGATCGCCGCCTTCTACCGTACGCCCGTGGGCAAGAAAACCCTGCAGGTGATGCCGCAGCTGATGGGCGAAGCGATGGAGATGGGCCAGCGGGTGATCGCGCCGCATGTCCAGAAGATCATGCAATCGATGAAAAAGTAA
- the gyrA gene encoding DNA gyrase subunit A, producing MDQFAKETIPISLEEEMRKSYLDYAMSVIVGRALPDVRDGLKPVHRRVLYGMHELNNVWNRPYVKCARVVGEVMGKYHPHGDASIYDTLVRMAQDFSLRYTLVDGQGNFGSVDGDNAAAMRYTECRLDKISSELLADIDKDTVDYAPNYDGKEKEPTVLPTRLPNLLINGSSGIAVGMATNIPPHNLSEVIKGALHVLANPDCSIDELIELIPAPDFPTAGIIYGVSGVRDGYRTGRGRVVMRARTHFEEFGKEGGRTAIIVDELPYQVNKKSLLERIAENVRDKKLEGISDIRDESDKSGMRVVIELKRGEVPEVVLNNLYKQTQLQDTFGMNMVALVDGQPKLLNLKEMLQCFLSHRREVVTRRTVFELRKARERGHMLEGLAVALANIDDFIAIIKAAPTPPIAKAELMQRAWDSSLVREMLARTGEEGQAGIEAFRPEHLPKHYGMQADGLYKLSDEQAQEILQMRLQRLTGLEQDKIVNEYKDVMAQIADLLDILAKPARVTAIIVDELNASMLEYGEKDARRSTIEHNATDLETEDLITPQDMVVTLSHMGYMKAQPISEYRAQKRGGRGKQAMATKDEDWIDQLFIANTHDYILCFSNRGRLYWLKVWEVPQGSRTSRGKPIVNMFPLQDNEKITVVLPLSGENRTFPEDHYVFMATSLGTVKKTPLKDFSNPRKAGIIAVDLDEGDFLIGAALTDGAHDVMLFSDSGKAVRFDENDVRPMGRQARGVRGMNLEEGQNVIALLVAENEQQSVLTATENGFGKRTPITEYTRHGRGTKGMIAIQTSERNGKVVAATLVDSSDEIMLITTGGVLIRTRVAEIREMGRATQGVTLIAVEDGTKLSGLQRIVEADADEVEEGGEADGGAAPEAPAE from the coding sequence ATGGATCAATTCGCAAAAGAAACAATCCCCATTTCCCTCGAAGAAGAGATGCGCAAGAGCTACCTCGATTACGCCATGAGCGTGATCGTGGGCCGCGCCTTGCCGGACGTGCGGGACGGCCTGAAGCCGGTGCACCGCCGCGTGCTGTACGGCATGCATGAACTGAATAATGTGTGGAACCGGCCTTACGTGAAGTGCGCGCGCGTGGTCGGTGAAGTCATGGGTAAATACCACCCGCACGGCGACGCCTCGATCTATGACACGCTGGTGCGCATGGCCCAGGACTTCTCCCTGCGCTACACCCTGGTCGACGGCCAGGGCAACTTCGGTTCGGTGGACGGCGACAACGCGGCGGCCATGCGTTATACCGAATGCCGCCTGGACAAGATTTCCAGCGAATTGCTGGCCGATATCGACAAGGATACGGTCGACTACGCCCCCAACTATGACGGCAAGGAAAAGGAACCGACGGTTCTGCCGACCCGCCTGCCCAATCTGCTGATCAACGGTTCCTCCGGCATCGCGGTCGGCATGGCGACCAATATTCCGCCGCACAATCTGTCGGAAGTGATCAAGGGCGCCCTGCACGTGCTGGCCAACCCGGATTGCTCGATCGATGAGCTGATCGAACTGATCCCGGCGCCGGACTTCCCGACCGCCGGCATCATCTATGGCGTGTCCGGCGTGCGCGACGGCTACCGCACCGGCCGCGGCCGCGTGGTGATGCGCGCCAGGACCCACTTCGAGGAATTCGGCAAGGAAGGCGGCCGCACCGCCATCATCGTTGACGAGCTGCCTTACCAGGTCAACAAGAAGTCCCTGCTCGAGCGCATCGCCGAGAACGTGCGCGACAAGAAGCTCGAAGGCATTTCCGACATCCGCGACGAGTCCGACAAATCGGGCATGCGCGTGGTGATCGAGCTGAAACGCGGCGAAGTGCCGGAAGTGGTGCTCAACAACTTGTACAAGCAGACCCAGTTGCAGGACACCTTCGGCATGAATATGGTGGCCCTGGTCGATGGCCAGCCCAAGCTGCTGAACCTGAAGGAAATGCTGCAGTGCTTCCTGTCGCACCGCCGCGAAGTGGTCACGCGCCGCACCGTGTTCGAACTGCGCAAGGCGCGCGAACGCGGCCACATGCTGGAAGGCCTGGCGGTGGCGCTGGCGAATATCGACGACTTCATCGCCATCATCAAGGCCGCGCCGACGCCGCCGATCGCCAAGGCGGAACTGATGCAGCGCGCCTGGGATTCCTCCCTGGTGCGCGAAATGCTGGCCCGTACCGGCGAAGAAGGCCAGGCGGGCATTGAAGCCTTCCGTCCCGAGCACCTGCCGAAGCACTACGGCATGCAGGCCGATGGCCTGTACAAGCTGTCCGACGAGCAGGCGCAGGAAATCCTGCAGATGCGTCTGCAGCGCCTGACCGGTCTGGAGCAGGACAAGATCGTCAACGAGTACAAGGACGTGATGGCGCAGATCGCCGACCTGCTCGACATCCTGGCCAAACCGGCCCGCGTGACCGCCATCATCGTCGATGAGCTGAACGCTTCCATGCTGGAATACGGCGAGAAGGACGCGCGCCGCTCGACCATCGAGCACAACGCCACCGACCTGGAAACGGAAGACCTGATCACGCCGCAGGACATGGTCGTGACGCTGTCGCATATGGGGTATATGAAGGCGCAGCCGATCTCCGAATACCGCGCCCAGAAGCGCGGCGGGCGCGGCAAGCAGGCCATGGCGACCAAGGACGAGGACTGGATCGACCAGCTCTTCATCGCCAACACGCACGATTACATCCTGTGCTTCTCCAACCGCGGCCGCCTGTACTGGCTCAAGGTGTGGGAAGTGCCGCAAGGCTCGCGCACCTCGCGCGGCAAGCCGATCGTCAATATGTTCCCGCTGCAGGACAACGAGAAGATCACCGTGGTGCTGCCGCTGTCGGGCGAAAACCGCACCTTCCCGGAAGACCACTACGTGTTCATGGCCACCAGCCTGGGCACCGTGAAGAAGACGCCGCTGAAAGATTTCAGCAACCCGCGCAAGGCCGGCATCATTGCCGTCGACCTGGACGAGGGCGACTTCCTGATCGGCGCCGCGCTGACCGATGGCGCCCACGATGTGATGCTGTTCTCGGACTCCGGCAAAGCGGTGCGCTTCGACGAGAACGATGTGCGTCCGATGGGCCGCCAGGCGCGCGGCGTGCGCGGCATGAACCTGGAAGAAGGCCAGAACGTGATCGCCCTGCTGGTCGCCGAGAACGAGCAGCAGTCGGTGCTGACCGCGACGGAAAACGGCTTCGGCAAACGCACGCCGATCACCGAGTACACCCGCCACGGCCGCGGCACCAAGGGCATGATCGCCATCCAGACCAGCGAGCGTAACGGCAAGGTGGTGGCGGCGACCCTGGTCGACTCCAGCGACGAGATCATGCTGATCACCACCGGTGGCGTCTTGATCCGCACCCGCGTGGCCGAGATCCGCGAGATGGGCCGCGCCACCCAGGGCGTGACCCTGATCGCGGTGGAGGACGGCACCAAGCTGTCCGGTCTGCAGCGTATCGTGGAGGCGGATGCCGATGAGGTGGAGGAGGGCGGCGAAGCCGATGGCGGCGCCGCACCGGAAGCGCCGGCTGAGTAA
- the ompA gene encoding outer membrane protein OmpA, which produces MKKLITTIFAASAVLSVSALAQEKPTAPPFAPVTQDIKAATPKSAYVQDARGVIARDPFGLCWRTGYWTPADAVPGCDLPICVEPEKLENGKCVAPPPPPAPAPVAPAPAPVAAPVAAPTSEKVSFAADAFFDFDKAVLKPEGKAKLDDVASKLGSINLEVIIAVGHTDSVGTDAYNDKLSVRRSEAVKAYLISKGVEANRVYTEGKGEKQPVDDNKTAAGRAKNRRVEIEVVGTKK; this is translated from the coding sequence ATGAAAAAACTCATTACAACCATCTTTGCCGCCTCGGCAGTTCTGTCGGTATCGGCACTGGCACAAGAGAAGCCGACCGCGCCCCCTTTCGCCCCTGTGACCCAAGACATCAAGGCGGCAACGCCTAAGAGCGCCTATGTGCAAGATGCACGCGGCGTAATCGCCCGCGATCCATTCGGCCTGTGCTGGCGCACCGGCTACTGGACCCCGGCTGATGCCGTGCCAGGCTGCGATCTGCCCATCTGCGTCGAGCCAGAGAAGCTGGAAAACGGCAAGTGCGTGGCGCCTCCGCCGCCACCAGCCCCGGCTCCAGTGGCACCGGCCCCAGCGCCAGTCGCCGCGCCAGTCGCCGCGCCGACCTCGGAAAAAGTCAGCTTCGCCGCTGATGCCTTCTTCGATTTCGACAAAGCCGTGCTGAAGCCAGAAGGCAAAGCCAAGCTGGACGACGTTGCTTCGAAACTGGGCAGCATCAACCTGGAAGTCATCATCGCCGTCGGCCACACCGACTCCGTGGGCACCGATGCCTACAACGACAAACTGTCCGTGCGTCGTTCGGAAGCCGTGAAAGCGTATCTGATCTCCAAAGGCGTGGAAGCCAACCGTGTGTACACCGAAGGCAAAGGCGAGAAACAGCCGGTCGACGACAACAAGACCGCCGCTGGCCGCGCCAAAAACCGCCGCGTTGAAATCGAAGTCGTGGGCACCAAGAAGTAA
- the ubiG gene encoding bifunctional 2-polyprenyl-6-hydroxyphenol methylase/3-demethylubiquinol 3-O-methyltransferase UbiG: protein MNADPLELQKFSELAHRWWDPTSEFRPLHEINPLRLEWINARAPLAGKNVIDIGCGGGILAESMARKGAKVTGIDLSEKALKVADLHSLESGVPVRYKLVAAEEMAAQEAGQYDVVTCMEMLEHVPDPAAIVRAAATLVKPGGQVFFSTLNRNPKAYLFAVIGAEYLLRLLPKGTHDYEKFITPAELSQDIRSAGLQVEGLKGMGYNPLTKIYSLNDDTSVNYLVAATRPL from the coding sequence ATGAACGCCGATCCTTTAGAACTGCAAAAATTCAGTGAGCTGGCCCATCGCTGGTGGGACCCCACTTCCGAGTTTCGTCCGCTGCACGAAATCAATCCGCTGCGCCTGGAGTGGATCAACGCGCGCGCGCCATTGGCGGGCAAGAACGTGATCGACATTGGCTGCGGCGGCGGCATCCTGGCCGAATCGATGGCGCGCAAGGGCGCCAAGGTGACGGGCATCGACCTGTCGGAAAAAGCCTTGAAAGTGGCCGACCTGCACAGCCTGGAATCGGGCGTGCCGGTGCGCTACAAGCTGGTCGCCGCCGAGGAGATGGCGGCCCAGGAAGCGGGCCAGTACGATGTGGTGACCTGCATGGAAATGCTGGAGCACGTGCCCGATCCGGCCGCCATCGTGCGCGCCGCCGCCACCCTGGTGAAACCGGGCGGCCAGGTCTTCTTCTCCACCCTGAACCGCAATCCGAAAGCCTATCTGTTCGCGGTGATCGGCGCCGAATACCTGCTGCGCCTGCTGCCCAAGGGCACGCACGATTACGAAAAATTCATCACCCCGGCCGAACTGAGCCAGGACATCCGCAGCGCCGGCCTGCAGGTGGAAGGCTTGAAAGGCATGGGCTACAACCCGCTGACCAAGATCTACTCGCTGAACGACGATACCAGCGTCAACTATCTGGTCGCCGCCACCCGTCCGCTCTAA
- a CDS encoding HAD family hydrolase, with protein sequence MSLSAPRAILFDLDGTLADTAPDLAAAINLLRSKRGLAPTPYDVLRPTASAGARGMIGASFGLAPGDAGFEELRVGFLANYEAAIAVHSTLFPGVSELLDGIQSAGLSWGIVTNKAARFTEPLVPLIGLHQAGCVVSGDTTAHAKPHPAPLLEAAARLQLAPEQCWYVGDDLRDIQAGRAAGMATVACQWGYCGASEPSSWGADHLLPTPDALLALIRATVAAAPLAA encoded by the coding sequence ATGAGCCTTTCCGCCCCTCGCGCCATCCTCTTCGACCTGGACGGCACCCTGGCCGACACCGCGCCCGACCTGGCCGCCGCCATCAATCTGCTGCGCAGCAAGCGCGGCCTGGCGCCGACGCCGTATGACGTGCTGCGCCCGACCGCCTCGGCCGGCGCGCGCGGCATGATCGGCGCCTCCTTCGGCCTGGCACCCGGCGACGCCGGCTTCGAGGAATTGCGCGTCGGCTTCCTGGCCAATTACGAAGCCGCCATCGCCGTGCACAGCACCCTCTTCCCGGGCGTGAGCGAGCTGCTGGACGGCATCCAAAGCGCCGGCCTGAGCTGGGGCATCGTCACCAATAAGGCGGCCCGCTTCACCGAACCGCTGGTGCCGCTGATCGGCCTGCACCAGGCCGGCTGCGTGGTCTCGGGCGACACCACCGCGCATGCCAAGCCGCATCCGGCGCCGCTGCTGGAAGCGGCCGCGCGCCTGCAGCTGGCGCCGGAACAATGCTGGTACGTGGGCGACGATCTGCGCGACATCCAGGCCGGACGCGCCGCCGGCATGGCCACCGTTGCCTGCCAATGGGGCTATTGCGGCGCCAGCGAACCGTCGAGCTGGGGCGCCGACCACCTACTGCCCACGCCGGACGCCTTGCTGGCCCTGATCCGCGCCACCGTTGCGGCGGCGCCGCTAGCCGCCTGA
- a CDS encoding DNA cytosine methyltransferase codes for MIVESGVAGYDTGANFLLHFNRYKQFSNIFETFGVFAIRAGEKGYRLNMVKINKKNQSTKPTFIDVFAGCGGLSLGLMKSGWNGLFAVEHDANAFKTLQHNLIDKKGPYQFSWPDWLPRTPHSAIDILQNYIKNFEVLEDKVDMLVGGPPCQGFSMAGRRDPNDPRNKLVEAYFGLVNMVKPRIVLIENVKGITLDFDEKKEEGEEPGKINYAKKIIKELSENYTVSSKLIDTSQFGVPQKRHRFFIVAVRKDVAKSFHHDPIKLIESERLSFLRSKDIVNVPISAKSAISDLTIERCGKAKSRDSEGFEEIRYEGPLTSYQKLMNSGNVENPSDTRLARHKKEIRARFKKIMKICQDSGRLNVSLSAEVRASFGLKKCAIRVMDPDSPSPTITSMPDDLIHFSEARTLTVRENARIQSFPDWFEFKGKYTSGGERRKREVPRFTQVANAVPPLMAEAIGATLLNYYFSSKLPLQSTKKKSAQMPLASQAKLAVNHASPH; via the coding sequence GTGATTGTCGAGTCTGGAGTAGCCGGTTATGATACGGGTGCAAACTTTTTGCTCCATTTCAATAGATACAAACAGTTTTCCAACATCTTCGAGACCTTCGGAGTTTTTGCTATTCGAGCTGGCGAAAAAGGTTACAGGTTAAATATGGTAAAAATAAATAAGAAAAATCAGAGCACTAAACCAACTTTTATCGATGTATTTGCTGGATGTGGTGGACTGAGCCTTGGACTAATGAAGTCTGGCTGGAATGGATTATTTGCAGTTGAGCACGATGCGAATGCATTCAAGACATTGCAGCATAATCTCATCGACAAAAAAGGCCCGTATCAATTTAGCTGGCCGGACTGGCTGCCTCGAACTCCTCATAGCGCAATAGATATATTGCAAAATTACATTAAGAACTTCGAAGTCTTAGAAGATAAGGTCGATATGCTCGTTGGGGGGCCCCCATGCCAAGGTTTTTCAATGGCAGGACGGCGCGACCCGAACGATCCTCGCAATAAACTTGTAGAGGCATACTTTGGTTTGGTGAATATGGTAAAGCCACGAATCGTTCTTATCGAGAATGTAAAGGGTATAACGCTCGATTTTGACGAAAAGAAGGAAGAAGGCGAAGAGCCCGGTAAGATAAATTATGCAAAAAAAATAATAAAAGAATTATCTGAAAATTATACTGTATCCTCTAAGCTAATTGATACGTCCCAATTTGGTGTTCCTCAAAAGCGCCATCGATTCTTTATCGTTGCGGTAAGGAAAGACGTCGCGAAGAGTTTTCACCATGATCCGATTAAGCTGATTGAAAGTGAGCGACTCTCATTTTTGAGGTCAAAAGATATCGTCAACGTTCCGATTTCGGCAAAAAGTGCGATTTCTGATTTGACAATAGAGCGCTGTGGTAAGGCAAAAAGCCGTGACAGTGAAGGCTTTGAGGAAATTCGATACGAGGGACCGCTGACTTCATATCAAAAGTTAATGAATTCAGGGAATGTGGAAAACCCTTCAGATACTCGTTTGGCTCGGCATAAAAAAGAAATCAGGGCTCGATTCAAGAAAATCATGAAGATCTGTCAAGATAGCGGAAGGCTGAATGTCTCGCTATCGGCGGAAGTTCGTGCAAGTTTCGGGTTAAAAAAATGCGCAATCAGAGTAATGGACCCAGATAGTCCTTCCCCGACCATTACAAGTATGCCTGATGACTTAATTCATTTTAGCGAGGCTCGCACGCTAACGGTTCGAGAAAATGCTCGTATTCAAAGCTTTCCGGACTGGTTTGAATTTAAGGGGAAATATACATCAGGAGGAGAACGTCGCAAAAGGGAGGTACCACGATTCACTCAAGTAGCAAATGCGGTACCTCCGCTAATGGCAGAGGCTATCGGAGCTACGCTTTTGAATTACTACTTTTCATCTAAACTGCCTTTGCAGTCAACGAAGAAAAAATCTGCTCAAATGCCTCTTGCTTCTCAAGCAAAGCTAGCCGTAAATCACGCATCTCCTCACTAG
- a CDS encoding response regulator, protein MRLDFNILWVEDLQQSVQAQKEKLERLIRSEGFRLKVQFAISVEEAKNYITDNVFSDHIDLILMDYNLDNGPNGDEGLKEVRRTLPYKDVIFYSAQANNLREYLKAADVSGVYLSSRDDLPDTADGVFQSLVKKVLDIDHSRGLVMGATSDIDHYVNDSLLHIFENSDAKTQQEVIKKILEKVAKIKNAFDENVEELQKINHISQLFEKHLVYTSADRLHLLRKALRLVGGYDEQDKVMLEYAEKIMPKRNDLAHIRVEIEGFSRKLLNKKGEEFTSEEMRDLRLALLEKQEAFEQIFSSLTAKAV, encoded by the coding sequence ATGAGACTAGACTTTAACATTCTATGGGTTGAGGACTTGCAACAGAGTGTGCAAGCCCAAAAGGAGAAGTTAGAGCGACTTATTCGGTCAGAAGGGTTTCGCCTAAAGGTTCAATTTGCCATCTCAGTCGAAGAGGCTAAAAATTACATTACTGATAACGTATTTTCCGACCATATCGATCTTATCCTGATGGATTACAATTTGGACAACGGGCCAAATGGTGACGAGGGATTAAAAGAAGTACGCCGGACACTGCCATATAAAGACGTCATATTTTATTCCGCACAAGCAAATAATTTACGTGAATATCTAAAAGCCGCAGATGTGAGTGGTGTATATTTATCTAGCAGAGATGATTTGCCGGATACTGCTGACGGAGTTTTCCAGTCTCTGGTAAAGAAGGTTCTTGACATCGATCATTCAAGAGGTCTTGTCATGGGAGCAACCAGCGATATTGACCACTATGTAAATGATAGTTTGCTACATATCTTCGAAAACAGTGATGCAAAAACTCAGCAAGAAGTAATTAAAAAGATTTTAGAAAAGGTAGCGAAAATAAAAAACGCGTTTGATGAAAACGTGGAAGAACTTCAGAAAATTAACCATATTTCGCAATTATTCGAAAAGCATTTGGTATACACAAGTGCGGATCGGTTGCATTTACTACGCAAGGCATTAAGGCTGGTAGGTGGTTACGATGAGCAGGACAAGGTCATGCTAGAGTACGCCGAAAAAATAATGCCAAAACGAAATGATTTGGCACATATCCGCGTAGAGATAGAAGGGTTTTCTAGGAAACTCCTTAACAAAAAAGGAGAGGAGTTTACTAGTGAGGAGATGCGTGATTTACGGCTAGCTTTGCTTGAGAAGCAAGAGGCATTTGAGCAGATTTTTTCTTCGTTGACTGCAAAGGCAGTTTAG